The following are encoded in a window of Nibricoccus aquaticus genomic DNA:
- the gatA gene encoding Asp-tRNA(Asn)/Glu-tRNA(Gln) amidotransferase subunit GatA, producing MSSELIYQPISQLADQLASKKVSSVELTQAIVARTKAVDPKVKAFNSFDEADALAQARASDERRAAGQARGPLDGIPIGIKDVISVEGQPLTASSKMLANFVSPYDATVTKKLKNAGAVCWGRLNLDEFAMGSSTENSAFHTTSNPYDLDRVPGGSSGGSAAAVAAGEAIATLGSDTGGSIRQPAALCNVVGLKPTYGLVSRYGLIAFASSLDQIGPFTRTVEDAAITLGAIAGYDPLDSTSFKTEIPDYLAELSKRKGPWKIGIPKEYFGEGLDPEVAAAVEKAVSYYEKLGCEIKNVSLPHTEYGVGVYYIIATAECSSNLGRYDGVRYGHRSKDAKDITELYFKSRAEGFGPEVKRRIILGTYVLSSGYYDAYYLRAQKVRTLIRQDFLNAYKEVDVILTPTAPTPAFKKGEKASNPLAMYLSDIYTIGVNLAGLPGLSIPCGFSKSGLPIGLQLIGQPFKEAELLSIAHTYDRAHDWATRHPNL from the coding sequence ATGTCTTCCGAACTCATTTACCAGCCCATCTCCCAACTCGCCGATCAGCTCGCCTCGAAAAAGGTGTCTTCGGTCGAGCTCACGCAGGCCATCGTCGCGCGCACCAAAGCCGTCGATCCGAAGGTGAAAGCCTTCAACTCGTTCGACGAAGCTGACGCGCTCGCACAGGCTCGCGCTTCCGACGAACGCCGCGCCGCCGGGCAGGCGAGGGGACCGCTCGACGGCATTCCGATCGGCATCAAAGACGTCATCTCCGTCGAAGGTCAGCCGCTTACCGCATCGTCCAAGATGCTCGCTAATTTCGTTTCTCCCTACGACGCCACCGTCACCAAGAAACTGAAAAACGCCGGCGCCGTTTGCTGGGGCCGTCTCAACCTCGACGAGTTCGCCATGGGCTCGTCCACGGAAAACTCTGCCTTCCACACGACGTCGAATCCCTACGACCTCGACCGCGTTCCCGGCGGCAGCTCAGGCGGCAGCGCCGCCGCCGTCGCAGCCGGTGAAGCCATCGCCACGCTCGGCTCCGACACCGGAGGCTCAATCCGCCAGCCCGCCGCCCTCTGCAACGTCGTCGGCCTCAAGCCCACCTACGGCCTCGTTTCGCGCTACGGCCTGATCGCCTTCGCGTCATCGCTCGACCAGATCGGCCCGTTCACACGCACCGTCGAAGACGCCGCCATCACGCTCGGCGCCATCGCCGGTTACGATCCGCTCGATTCGACCTCCTTCAAAACCGAAATCCCCGACTACCTCGCCGAACTCTCGAAGCGCAAAGGCCCGTGGAAAATCGGCATCCCGAAGGAATATTTCGGCGAAGGCCTCGACCCCGAAGTCGCCGCCGCCGTCGAAAAAGCCGTCAGCTATTACGAGAAGCTCGGCTGCGAAATTAAGAACGTCTCCCTCCCGCATACCGAGTACGGCGTCGGCGTTTATTACATCATCGCGACCGCCGAGTGCTCCTCGAATCTAGGCCGCTACGACGGCGTCCGCTACGGTCACCGCTCGAAAGACGCGAAGGACATCACCGAGCTCTATTTCAAATCCCGCGCCGAAGGCTTCGGCCCCGAGGTGAAACGCCGCATCATCCTCGGCACCTACGTGCTCAGCTCCGGTTACTACGACGCGTATTACCTGCGTGCCCAAAAAGTCCGTACGCTCATCCGCCAGGATTTCCTGAACGCGTACAAGGAAGTGGACGTGATTCTCACACCGACCGCCCCGACGCCCGCCTTCAAAAAAGGCGAAAAAGCCTCCAACCCGCTCGCGATGTACCTCAGCGACATCTACACGATCGGCGTGAACCTCGCCGGCCTCCCCGGTCTGAGCATCCCGTGCGGCTTCTCGAAGAGCGGCCTGCCAATCGGCCTCCAACTCATCGGTCAGCCCTTCAAGGAAGCCGAACTCCTCAG
- the gatC gene encoding Asp-tRNA(Asn)/Glu-tRNA(Gln) amidotransferase subunit GatC yields MSAASDLNIDHIANLARLALTPEEKTKFAAQLNDVLTNIEQLKKVDVTGVEPTAHGFPIFNVWADDVAQPGLPVEAALKNAPAQRNHMVVVPKVVE; encoded by the coding sequence ATGTCCGCCGCCTCCGACCTGAACATCGACCACATCGCGAATCTCGCCCGCCTCGCGCTCACGCCCGAGGAAAAGACGAAATTCGCCGCCCAGCTCAACGACGTCCTCACCAACATCGAGCAGCTCAAAAAAGTCGACGTCACCGGCGTGGAGCCCACGGCGCACGGTTTCCCGATCTTCAACGTCTGGGCCGACGACGTCGCGCAACCCGGCCTGCCCGTCGAGGCCGCGCTCAAAAACGCGCCCGCCCAACGCAACCACATGGTCGTCGTCCCCAAGGTCGTCGAATAA
- the pheT gene encoding phenylalanine--tRNA ligase subunit beta encodes MKISFNWLQSYVDLSGVSAEDISRAITLLGFEVEQVIRTGAPELKNVVVGEILTRGKHPNADKLSVCTVDVGPDHGGVRTIVCGAPNCDAGHRVPVALPGAIMPGNFEIKLSKIRGQESQGMMCSAKELTIAEDAQGLLLLPGSPAIGTPINKVLPPGDTVFDIEITPNRPDCLSHLGIARELSAWFKKELRYPEVKFESAHATAARADLLKSVRVTAATECPLYTATVITGVKIAPSPAWLQDRLRAVGLRPINNVVDISNFVLLEYGQPTHAFDAKKISGSEIIVRLAADGEKLTTLDTKERALTSSMLVIADAAKPLVIAGIMGGQNSGVDDTTTDLVLEVAYFKRQSVRATSKKLALSSDSSYRYERGVDPHSLEEAAHRAIDLILEIAGGKVAGATQKIGGDIPWQREIVVTPGFINEKLGFTIPDADMKAALEALELTIVREEPTESRGPAWTVSIPSWRDDLDRPIDLVEEVLRVYGTEKIPASTVLAPGLVGDDDAVVLFNRQVATALVGQGFHECVNYTLRSARELQVAATAPALAELALANPFVEDQSHLRPTLITGLLDTLKLNQSRGVSASRLFETGRVFLERNGQLVECVAVAFVIAENSGDRAWLKRETADFYTAKNLTATLTAPAGIELARQPVAAVTEANAFGWQSGHSAVAGEIQHGWTARFGLLDLAAVKTAGVEGKVYAGQFAILPEKLASASARRRYQPFSLFPAALRDLALVVDDTLPAAEVQKTLAKVARAATGTAFTLEGVNVFDVYRGKGLPEGKKSLAFSFVFRAADRTLTDDEVNTAFNKIQDELTKSTPYQIRK; translated from the coding sequence ATGAAAATTTCCTTCAACTGGCTCCAATCCTACGTCGATCTCTCGGGCGTTTCCGCCGAAGACATTTCGCGCGCTATCACGCTCCTCGGCTTCGAAGTCGAACAAGTCATCCGCACCGGCGCGCCCGAACTCAAGAACGTCGTCGTCGGCGAAATTCTCACGCGCGGCAAACACCCGAACGCCGACAAACTATCCGTCTGCACCGTCGATGTCGGCCCCGATCACGGCGGCGTCCGCACGATCGTCTGCGGCGCGCCCAACTGCGACGCCGGTCACCGCGTTCCCGTCGCGCTCCCCGGCGCGATCATGCCCGGTAATTTCGAAATCAAACTCTCGAAAATCCGCGGCCAGGAATCGCAGGGCATGATGTGCTCCGCGAAAGAACTCACCATCGCCGAGGACGCCCAAGGACTGCTCCTCCTTCCCGGCAGCCCCGCGATCGGCACGCCGATCAACAAAGTTCTCCCGCCCGGCGACACCGTGTTCGATATCGAGATCACGCCCAACCGTCCCGACTGCCTGAGCCACCTCGGCATCGCGCGCGAACTCTCCGCGTGGTTCAAAAAAGAACTCCGATACCCCGAGGTGAAGTTCGAGTCCGCGCACGCCACCGCCGCCCGCGCCGACTTGTTGAAATCGGTCCGCGTCACCGCCGCCACCGAGTGCCCGCTCTACACCGCGACCGTGATCACCGGCGTGAAAATCGCCCCGAGCCCCGCGTGGCTCCAGGACCGCCTTCGCGCCGTCGGCCTCCGCCCGATCAACAACGTCGTCGATATCTCCAACTTCGTTCTCCTCGAGTACGGCCAGCCCACGCACGCCTTCGACGCAAAAAAAATCTCCGGCTCCGAGATCATCGTCCGTCTCGCCGCCGACGGCGAAAAACTCACCACACTCGACACCAAAGAGCGCGCGCTGACCTCCAGCATGCTCGTCATCGCCGACGCTGCGAAACCGCTCGTCATCGCAGGCATCATGGGCGGCCAAAACTCCGGCGTGGATGACACGACCACGGATCTCGTCCTCGAAGTCGCGTACTTCAAGCGCCAGTCCGTCCGCGCGACCTCAAAGAAACTCGCGCTCTCCTCCGACTCCTCGTACCGCTACGAACGCGGCGTCGATCCGCACTCGCTCGAGGAAGCCGCCCACCGCGCCATCGATCTCATCCTCGAAATCGCGGGCGGCAAAGTCGCCGGCGCCACGCAAAAAATCGGCGGCGACATTCCGTGGCAGCGCGAGATTGTCGTCACGCCCGGCTTCATCAACGAGAAACTCGGCTTCACCATTCCCGACGCCGACATGAAGGCAGCGCTCGAAGCGCTCGAGCTCACCATCGTCCGCGAAGAGCCCACCGAATCCCGCGGCCCCGCCTGGACCGTTTCGATCCCGAGCTGGCGCGACGACCTCGATCGCCCAATCGATCTCGTCGAAGAGGTGCTGCGCGTTTACGGCACCGAAAAAATTCCCGCGTCCACCGTCCTCGCTCCCGGCCTCGTCGGTGACGATGACGCCGTCGTGCTCTTCAACCGCCAAGTCGCCACCGCGCTCGTCGGTCAGGGCTTCCACGAGTGCGTCAACTACACGCTCCGCTCCGCGCGCGAACTCCAAGTCGCCGCCACCGCACCCGCGCTCGCCGAACTCGCCCTCGCGAATCCGTTCGTCGAAGACCAATCACACCTGCGCCCGACGCTCATCACCGGCCTGCTCGACACGCTGAAGCTCAACCAATCCCGCGGCGTCTCCGCCTCACGCCTCTTCGAAACCGGCCGCGTCTTCCTCGAGCGCAACGGCCAGCTCGTCGAATGCGTCGCCGTCGCCTTCGTCATCGCCGAAAACTCCGGCGACCGCGCCTGGCTCAAACGCGAGACCGCCGATTTCTACACCGCGAAAAATCTCACCGCCACGCTCACTGCGCCCGCCGGGATCGAACTCGCCCGCCAGCCCGTCGCCGCAGTCACCGAAGCCAACGCCTTCGGCTGGCAATCCGGCCACTCCGCCGTCGCCGGTGAAATCCAGCACGGCTGGACCGCTCGCTTCGGCCTCCTCGATCTCGCCGCCGTCAAAACCGCGGGCGTCGAAGGCAAAGTCTACGCCGGCCAGTTCGCGATTCTCCCCGAGAAACTCGCCTCGGCCTCCGCGCGCCGCCGCTATCAACCCTTCAGCCTTTTCCCCGCCGCACTGCGCGACCTTGCGCTCGTGGTGGACGACACGCTTCCCGCCGCCGAAGTCCAAAAGACCCTCGCCAAAGTCGCCCGCGCCGCCACCGGCACCGCGTTCACACTCGAAGGCGTGAACGTCTTCGACGTCTACCGCGGCAAAGGCCTGCCCGAAGGCAAGAAGAGCCTCGCGTTCTCCTTCGTCTTCCGCGCCGCCGACCGCACGCTCACCGACGACGAAGTGAACACCGCCTTCAACAAAATCCAGGACGAGCTCACCAAATCCACGCCCTACCAGATCCGAAAATAA